Sequence from the Solea senegalensis isolate Sse05_10M linkage group LG1, IFAPA_SoseM_1, whole genome shotgun sequence genome:
gagtttgtAAGATCCTAAAAAATTTTATTTCAGCAATTTAATACTGATGCCTCACTGGAGAGTGTAGGTGAATTTAAGGTTTAATTCAAACTGTGACTTAaggttttttattcttttgcgGCATATtatctctttgtgtgtttactgtgaatTAACTGTTTACAACTGTAGcttctttatttatctttatcttcTTCTGCAATATAGCAGTGGGGGGGGCAGAGTCCATCAGTGTATGCTGTTCATATCatatcaaatgttttatttaagagTAGCATTACAAAGTTGATGAAAGAGAGGAGACGGAgtggaataaaaagaaatgcacaCGTGTTCCGTGCATGTTTGCTCAGCCTGCAGCATCGAGATGACGGGCATGAGAACGCCTAGTCATTGTTTAAACACCATAATTCACAGTGTGATTAGGGGCTATTGTTCTTCCTCCTGTAGATACTCATGTTAATTAATTTGCATAGCATTAGTGTATTACAGTTATCTCAAAGAGGGCTCGCACACTGTTCATCTTTAAAAGCAAAATTAagactgcagtaaaaaaaaattttttaataatttctttcctTTAATCCACAGCAAACTGCAGGAGAAAGTATAACAACATTTAAGACACCGTTAGTCAGTGCACCTAACCTACAATGGCATCATCAGTTATGATTACAAACCTCACACAGGAGTGGGTTGAGAGTCTGCAGAGGTGGCACCTagagttttttttcattcctaCTGCATTTATCACCATTGCCACCTTGCTGGCCAACCCCGTTCTCCTGACGTGCATCTTTCTGACCCGGGCCTTGCGTCAGGAGACGCGTTACCTGCTCGTGGCCAACACCTTGGCAGCAGATGTACTCTTCCTCATCCTCAATCTGGTCACCTTGCTGTGTAATGCTGTGAGAGTGCAGTTCCCCTGGATCGTGTGTGAGGTGGTCACGGCCGTCACTGTCACGGCTTACTGCTGTGCCATCCTCACAATCACCCTCATGGTGGTCGACACCTACGTTGCTGTCCGCTGGCCCCTCCATTACCACgaccttcttcctcctccccgcACCCACTGCATACTGGTGGGGGTGTGGATGCTGGCAGCTGCGTGTCCATTCATCCTGGTGGTCATGatagaggagagagaaaatccCCATGTGAAGTTGCCTGTCTGCCTGGTTCTCGTCAACCTCGGGCTCCTTCAGCTTGAGAACATGATGAGGGTCCACATCTACTTCTTAATTGCTGCACTCATCTGTGCCATTCTCATTTTATACTGCTACATTCGACTCTACATGGTAACAAGGACTCAGGGCATCTGGCAGAGCCGCTTCTCCAGGGCCCGGGTCACCCTGCTGGCTCATGGGGTTCTGCTCCTGCTCTATTTTGCCCCTGGCTTTGTTTTCACCCTGGAACTCTTCCTGTTCCAGAGGAAAGACATAAGTCAAGATGCCCGTGTGTGGATCAGCACagtgaatatgtgtgtttttatgttgctgcCCAGGGCGTTTGCTCCGTACCTCTATGGGCTGAGGTACAGGGAGATCTCCAATACTCTAATGCA
This genomic interval carries:
- the LOC122781263 gene encoding probable G-protein coupled receptor 148, producing the protein MASSVMITNLTQEWVESLQRWHLEFFFIPTAFITIATLLANPVLLTCIFLTRALRQETRYLLVANTLAADVLFLILNLVTLLCNAVRVQFPWIVCEVVTAVTVTAYCCAILTITLMVVDTYVAVRWPLHYHDLLPPPRTHCILVGVWMLAAACPFILVVMIEERENPHVKLPVCLVLVNLGLLQLENMMRVHIYFLIAALICAILILYCYIRLYMVTRTQGIWQSRFSRARVTLLAHGVLLLLYFAPGFVFTLELFLFQRKDISQDARVWISTVNMCVFMLLPRAFAPYLYGLRYREISNTLMQLLHRHWRVNQTTVS